The following coding sequences are from one Psychrobacter sp. AH5 window:
- a CDS encoding enoyl-ACP reductase, whose translation MLLQGQRFVVTGIASKLSIAWAIAEALHREGASLILTYPNDKIKKRVDMAAEHFEADLVLECDVASDESIAACFEQVAAHWGDGIDGVVHAIGFAPMDQLDGDFVSATTREGSHIAHDISSYSFVALAKAARELLAMRHGSMLTLTYEGSISVLPNYNVMGMAKASLEASVRYLATSMGSEGIRVNAISAGPIRTLAASGIKSFRKMLDISEKIAPLQRNVSQMEVGNAALFLLSPWASGITGEIMFVDAGFNTVAISEQLMMLDETDK comes from the coding sequence ATGCTACTGCAAGGCCAACGTTTTGTCGTTACCGGTATCGCCAGCAAACTCTCGATCGCTTGGGCTATCGCTGAGGCACTACACCGCGAAGGCGCCTCTTTGATTTTGACTTATCCTAACGATAAGATAAAAAAGCGGGTTGATATGGCGGCTGAACATTTTGAGGCCGATTTGGTGCTTGAGTGCGATGTTGCCTCTGATGAGTCTATTGCTGCCTGCTTTGAGCAAGTCGCTGCGCATTGGGGCGATGGTATTGATGGAGTGGTACACGCTATTGGTTTTGCGCCAATGGATCAGCTCGATGGCGATTTTGTTAGCGCTACCACTCGCGAGGGTAGCCATATTGCTCATGATATCTCAAGCTATAGCTTTGTCGCTCTTGCCAAAGCGGCGCGTGAGCTGCTAGCTATGCGTCATGGCTCTATGCTGACTTTGACTTATGAAGGTAGTATTTCAGTACTACCAAACTATAATGTCATGGGTATGGCAAAAGCCAGCTTAGAGGCGAGCGTGCGCTATTTGGCGACATCTATGGGCAGCGAGGGTATTCGCGTTAATGCTATCTCCGCTGGTCCTATTCGTACATTAGCGGCTAGTGGCATCAAGTCTTTTCGTAAAATGCTTGATATCAGCGAAAAGATAGCGCCACTACAGCGTAATGTCAGCCAAATGGAAGTGGGAAATGCGGCGCTATTCTTATTATCACCATGGGCCTCGGGTATCACCGGCGAGATTATGTTCGTTGATGCTGGCTTCAATACTGTCGCCATCAGTGAGCAACTAATGATGCTTGATGAGACTGATAAGTAG
- a CDS encoding DUF2238 domain-containing protein, producing MSASFRPILFSTIAVILVMVLASIQPLAWSSYLLHQAGTLLFLAFILYAYRFWQISSKSYVLATLFLIIHIVGARYLYSYVPYDDWTLQIFGIRLSELMGWQRNMYDRLVHFSYGLLLFGLMFDGFKNAFNSADTKQLIALVLMLNLASSALYELFEWALAMTMSPEAAEAYNGQQGDIWDAHKDMALALVGGLLAATVFIWLKSKAKTTL from the coding sequence ATGAGCGCCTCTTTTAGACCTATACTTTTTAGCACTATAGCGGTAATCCTCGTTATGGTGCTAGCGAGTATTCAGCCTTTGGCCTGGTCAAGCTACTTGCTGCATCAAGCCGGAACTTTGCTGTTTTTAGCTTTTATATTATACGCGTACCGCTTTTGGCAAATCAGCTCAAAGTCTTATGTGTTAGCGACGCTATTTTTAATTATTCATATCGTTGGCGCGCGTTATTTGTATTCTTATGTGCCCTATGATGATTGGACGCTGCAAATTTTTGGTATTCGTTTGAGTGAGCTTATGGGTTGGCAGCGCAATATGTACGATCGCTTGGTACATTTTAGCTATGGCTTACTGCTGTTTGGTTTGATGTTTGATGGTTTTAAGAACGCCTTTAATAGTGCTGACACTAAGCAATTGATAGCGCTAGTTTTAATGCTCAACCTCGCTAGTAGCGCGCTTTATGAGCTATTTGAATGGGCGCTAGCTATGACCATGTCGCCAGAAGCGGCTGAGGCTTACAACGGTCAGCAAGGCGATATTTGGGATGCGCACAAAGATATGGCTTTGGCACTTGTTGGCGGGCTACTGGCAGCGACTGTCTTTATATGGCTAAAGTCTAAAGCCAAAACGACGCTTTAA
- a CDS encoding DASS family sodium-coupled anion symporter, with the protein MSEKKLDSHIPDDGNEYLFTDTFPKGTGKGLIVVAIAAIISMVIYNILPFEVNANKGLAMLFFIGALWLTEAVHVTITAILVVVVGTLIGIPEFDAEVGLQSFANPTIYLFFGGFALAAALHVQQLDRKIALKILSMSGGKLSTAVFLIFAVTAFLSMWISNTATAAMMLPLALGILTQVDREKDRGTFVFVLLGIAYSASLGGLGTIVGSPPNAIAAKALNIAFVDWMKFGIPIMLVLLPLLLGAMYLVLKPNLNRKITLNQDEPIAWTKTRVLTIIVFIITALSWIFSKKIGAALSIEDTDAVIALTAAAAVVSLGLVSWKQVSDNTDWGVLMLFGGGIALSNILKISGASLVLGQSVANALSVAPLIIIMIAVSAFIIFLTEFASNTASAALLVPVFAAIAEQMGLPAEVLVLVIGIGASCAFMLPVATPPNAIVFGTGLIKQSEMVRTGVILNIIATIVVGLWAYLFLM; encoded by the coding sequence ATGTCAGAAAAAAAGTTAGATAGCCATATTCCCGATGATGGCAACGAGTATCTGTTTACCGATACTTTTCCTAAGGGTACGGGTAAAGGGCTAATAGTTGTGGCGATTGCCGCTATTATTAGTATGGTTATTTATAACATACTACCCTTTGAGGTCAACGCCAATAAAGGTTTGGCTATGTTGTTTTTTATTGGTGCATTATGGCTAACTGAAGCAGTGCATGTGACTATTACAGCGATATTGGTTGTCGTCGTAGGAACTTTGATCGGCATACCAGAGTTTGATGCTGAGGTAGGTTTACAAAGCTTTGCCAATCCTACTATTTATCTATTCTTTGGCGGTTTTGCCTTAGCAGCGGCTTTGCACGTACAGCAATTGGATAGAAAAATCGCGCTGAAAATTTTATCGATGTCTGGCGGTAAACTTAGTACCGCAGTTTTTTTGATATTTGCAGTGACTGCATTTTTATCGATGTGGATATCGAACACGGCGACAGCAGCGATGATGTTACCCTTGGCGCTAGGTATCTTGACGCAAGTGGATCGTGAAAAAGACCGTGGCACTTTTGTGTTTGTACTTTTGGGTATAGCGTATTCAGCAAGTTTGGGCGGTTTGGGAACTATCGTTGGCTCGCCGCCAAACGCTATCGCTGCCAAAGCTCTAAATATCGCCTTTGTGGATTGGATGAAGTTTGGTATTCCTATCATGTTGGTGCTATTGCCTTTGTTATTAGGGGCCATGTATTTGGTACTAAAGCCTAATCTCAATCGCAAAATCACTCTTAATCAAGATGAGCCGATTGCTTGGACGAAGACTCGCGTCTTGACGATTATTGTCTTTATTATTACCGCGCTAAGCTGGATATTTTCTAAAAAAATTGGCGCCGCTTTATCCATTGAAGATACTGATGCAGTTATTGCTTTGACAGCAGCGGCAGCGGTGGTGAGCTTGGGCTTAGTGTCGTGGAAGCAGGTCTCTGACAATACCGATTGGGGCGTACTCATGCTATTTGGCGGCGGCATTGCGTTATCTAATATTCTCAAAATATCTGGCGCGTCTCTAGTACTAGGTCAAAGTGTCGCCAATGCCTTATCGGTAGCGCCGCTGATTATCATTATGATTGCCGTTTCAGCATTTATTATCTTCTTGACAGAGTTCGCTTCTAATACGGCGTCTGCTGCGTTACTGGTGCCTGTTTTTGCTGCTATTGCTGAGCAGATGGGCTTACCTGCTGAGGTATTAGTATTGGTCATCGGTATCGGGGCTTCTTGTGCCTTTATGCTACCAGTAGCTACGCCGCCGAACGCCATTGTCTTCGGTACTGGTTTGATTAAACAATCAGAGATGGTGCGTACCGGGGTCATCCTTAATATTATCGCCACTATCGTGGTTGGTTTATGGGCGTATTTATTCTTGATGTAA
- a CDS encoding YoaK family protein, with protein sequence MITKLPKWILWGGAVLAFSAGSVNSIALLGFTNLSVSHVTGNVSLFSAAIAHFDGRSVLLIGASLLAFLAGSILSGFIIGQNSLKLGRRYGSALYLEATLLMLSYWLYQQHDYLGQLAAAMACGLQNAMVATYSGAVIRTTHLTGLTSDMGAAIGNWMAGRSISKPTLGFQAIIWYCFCGGGVVGAFLYAKINYAAFIVPIIIVLAAAFIYNKVSDRLPERRRPTL encoded by the coding sequence ATGATAACCAAATTACCAAAATGGATACTGTGGGGCGGAGCAGTATTAGCGTTTAGTGCCGGTAGTGTCAATAGTATCGCGCTGCTTGGTTTTACCAATTTGTCGGTATCGCACGTCACAGGTAATGTTAGTTTATTTTCAGCGGCTATCGCGCATTTTGATGGGCGTAGCGTGTTATTGATAGGCGCATCTTTGCTAGCTTTTTTGGCAGGCTCTATCTTAAGCGGCTTTATTATTGGTCAAAACTCTTTAAAGTTAGGTCGACGTTATGGCAGCGCCTTATATTTAGAGGCGACATTATTGATGCTAAGCTATTGGCTTTATCAGCAGCATGATTATTTAGGACAATTGGCCGCAGCGATGGCTTGCGGCCTACAAAACGCCATGGTAGCCACTTATAGTGGAGCAGTCATTCGCACGACTCACTTAACGGGTCTAACCTCAGATATGGGCGCTGCGATTGGTAACTGGATGGCAGGACGCTCCATTAGTAAGCCAACCTTAGGTTTTCAAGCTATTATTTGGTATTGTTTTTGCGGGGGCGGCGTAGTAGGGGCTTTTTTATATGCCAAAATAAATTACGCCGCTTTTATAGTGCCTATTATTATAGTATTGGCTGCTGCATTTATTTATAATAAAGTCTCAGATCGGCTTCCTGAGAGACGCCGTCCGACATTATAG
- a CDS encoding cupin domain-containing protein — MTSIPLCLPDGMTPEQFLNDYWQKKPLLIKQGLPQLIGMFEPEDMLGLALEEDAAARLLTQAATKPIDKPQWQIKKSPLSESDFDNLPPQWTVLVQNLEQWSPKLGQLWQAFDFIPQWQRDDIMVSYAPKGGSVGKHYDDYDVFLAQGYGSRRWQLGKFCDENTEFVADEPIRIFDDMGEIIFEEILQAGDVLYVPPKLSHFGVAQDDCLTFSFGCRRPNLMQIIDSIADVATNDSQLFIPMLLLQTLQASGELQADSIQAIKEQLLQMLQSTRGDDIIRQAVSEVVSKRQYDALVPEESLNTDELMQALEEGATLQADYSNRLLYTQTDAGDRLYANGQRLDGLEDTAVALLKRLADGELLSANDVIAIDADELMEWLENGWIWVNYPD; from the coding sequence ATGACTTCTATACCCCTTTGTCTACCTGATGGCATGACGCCTGAGCAATTTCTCAACGACTACTGGCAAAAAAAGCCGTTACTTATCAAGCAAGGCCTGCCGCAGCTTATCGGTATGTTTGAGCCGGAAGATATGCTTGGACTAGCGCTAGAAGAAGACGCTGCGGCGCGCTTACTGACCCAAGCGGCAACTAAGCCTATTGATAAACCCCAATGGCAAATTAAAAAAAGCCCATTATCTGAGTCTGACTTTGATAATTTGCCTCCGCAGTGGACGGTGCTAGTACAGAACCTTGAGCAGTGGTCACCCAAGCTTGGCCAGCTCTGGCAAGCTTTTGATTTTATTCCGCAGTGGCAGCGTGATGATATCATGGTCTCTTATGCGCCAAAGGGCGGCTCTGTTGGCAAACATTATGATGATTACGATGTATTTTTGGCACAAGGTTATGGCTCACGGCGCTGGCAGCTGGGCAAATTCTGTGACGAAAATACCGAGTTTGTAGCGGATGAGCCGATTCGTATCTTTGATGATATGGGCGAGATTATCTTTGAGGAGATTCTACAAGCTGGCGACGTGCTGTATGTCCCGCCCAAACTATCCCATTTTGGCGTAGCACAGGACGATTGCCTGACCTTTTCTTTTGGCTGTCGCCGTCCGAATCTGATGCAAATTATCGACAGTATCGCTGATGTAGCGACTAATGACAGTCAGTTATTTATTCCGATGCTACTGCTACAAACGCTACAAGCCTCAGGTGAGCTTCAAGCTGACAGCATTCAGGCGATTAAAGAGCAATTACTACAAATGCTACAATCTACGCGCGGTGATGACATAATTCGCCAAGCAGTCTCTGAGGTGGTCAGTAAGCGTCAGTACGATGCGCTCGTTCCTGAAGAGAGCTTAAATACAGATGAGCTTATGCAAGCGCTAGAAGAGGGCGCAACGCTGCAAGCGGACTATAGCAATCGCTTGCTCTATACTCAGACTGACGCAGGCGATAGGTTATATGCCAACGGTCAGCGCCTTGATGGCCTTGAGGATACAGCAGTGGCATTATTAAAAAGACTGGCAGATGGTGAGCTGCTAAGCGCGAATGACGTGATAGCGATTGATGCTGATGAATTGATGGAATGGCTTGAGAATGGCTGGATTTGGGTGAATTATCCTGACTGA
- the msrB gene encoding peptide-methionine (R)-S-oxide reductase MsrB: MNFRKPAKIISMAILTSSAFLLGCSSTDNTPTVKNPTADNPYAPTDPNLAVATVAGGCFWCVEAGYEKIPGVVEVVSGYSGGDTDNPTYNTVSAGGTGHTEAAQIYYDPTKITYNGIVQALWRIADPTDDKGQFVDRGTQYRPAIFYHNEQEKQIAEKAKQDLQASGVYEKPVVIEIVPASTFYPAEEYHQDYYKKNPLRYKAYTFNSGRYQFIESVYGKDYELDFSQFKPSANDTVAQTAQTNSSTTASNTTTKGFDPKSFVKPSQEELKKSLSSIQYKVTQKEGTERAFDNEYWDNKEPGLYVDVVSGEPLYSSRDQYKSGTGWPSFTRPLNPEMVVEKADFGIFGNRTEIRSRYADSHVGHVFDDGPAPTGKRYCMNSAAMRFIPLDQMEAEGYGAWIDDVKTNG; the protein is encoded by the coding sequence ATGAATTTTAGAAAACCGGCCAAAATCATTAGTATGGCTATCTTGACTAGTAGTGCCTTTTTGCTAGGCTGTAGCTCTACAGACAACACTCCTACAGTAAAAAATCCTACTGCCGATAACCCTTATGCTCCGACCGACCCTAATCTTGCGGTGGCGACTGTTGCTGGTGGCTGTTTTTGGTGCGTAGAGGCGGGCTATGAGAAGATACCTGGGGTGGTAGAGGTCGTATCAGGCTATAGCGGTGGCGACACAGATAATCCTACTTATAATACCGTATCAGCGGGCGGCACCGGCCATACTGAGGCCGCTCAAATTTATTATGATCCTACTAAAATTACTTATAATGGCATTGTGCAAGCGTTATGGCGGATAGCTGATCCGACCGATGATAAGGGACAGTTTGTCGATCGCGGCACTCAGTATCGTCCGGCTATTTTTTATCACAATGAGCAAGAGAAGCAAATAGCAGAAAAAGCTAAGCAAGATCTACAAGCCTCTGGCGTCTATGAAAAACCAGTAGTTATTGAAATTGTCCCTGCTAGCACCTTTTATCCGGCTGAAGAGTATCATCAAGATTATTACAAAAAAAACCCACTGCGCTATAAGGCTTATACCTTCAATTCTGGTCGTTATCAGTTTATCGAAAGCGTCTATGGTAAAGACTATGAGCTAGACTTTTCGCAGTTTAAGCCCAGCGCCAATGACACTGTAGCACAAACCGCACAAACAAACTCGAGTACAACCGCTAGTAATACGACAACTAAAGGCTTTGATCCTAAGAGTTTTGTTAAACCCTCACAGGAAGAGCTAAAAAAATCACTTAGCAGTATTCAATATAAAGTAACGCAAAAAGAAGGCACAGAGCGTGCTTTTGATAATGAATATTGGGATAATAAAGAACCGGGACTCTATGTTGATGTGGTATCAGGTGAGCCTTTGTACTCTTCACGCGATCAGTATAAATCAGGAACTGGTTGGCCAAGCTTTACCCGCCCCTTAAACCCTGAAATGGTGGTAGAAAAAGCAGATTTCGGAATCTTTGGTAATCGTACTGAGATTCGTAGCCGTTATGCCGACTCACATGTTGGTCATGTGTTCGATGATGGCCCAGCACCTACGGGTAAGCGCTATTGCATGAATTCAGCCGCAATGCGTTTTATTCCACTCGATCAGATGGAAGCAGAAGGTTATGGCGCATGGATTGATGATGTAAAAACTAACGGTTAA
- the mnmA gene encoding tRNA 2-thiouridine(34) synthase MnmA — protein sequence MSAMLNASVASVSDTTPAHRALNLADIQHPSQVRVIVGMSGGVDSSVSAVLLQQAGFMVEGLFMKNWEEDDGTEYCTAMDDLADAQAVCDKIGMTLHTANFAMEYWDRVFEHFLAEYQAGRTPNPDILCNKEIKFKAFLDYALTLGADYIATGHYTRRSVNYKNADGMDVAQLLRGLDNNKDQSYFLHAVGGDKIAKTLFPVGELEKPIVRQIAEEHDLATAKKKDSTGICFIGERRFKDFLQQYLPAQKGDIITDDGHIIGQHDGLMYYTLGQRGGIGIGGVKDRPEEPWFVLAKDLDKNQLIVGQGHEHPMLMSTELQAYKMDWVDGLAPKAVFTSEGLSCMAKSRYRQPDQACRVFAIDEQGLQVRVVFDEPQRAVTPGQSAVFYIDEVCLGGGVIESIDAPCEL from the coding sequence ATGTCAGCTATGCTAAATGCTTCTGTCGCCTCAGTTTCAGATACTACCCCCGCCCATCGCGCCTTAAACCTTGCCGATATTCAACACCCAAGTCAAGTGCGCGTCATCGTCGGCATGTCAGGCGGTGTTGACTCTTCGGTATCCGCCGTTCTCTTGCAGCAAGCAGGGTTTATGGTCGAAGGTCTGTTTATGAAAAACTGGGAAGAGGATGACGGCACCGAATACTGTACAGCGATGGATGATTTGGCAGACGCACAAGCGGTCTGCGACAAGATCGGCATGACACTGCACACCGCCAACTTTGCTATGGAATATTGGGACAGAGTTTTCGAGCACTTCTTAGCCGAATATCAAGCAGGTCGTACGCCAAATCCTGATATCTTATGCAATAAAGAGATTAAATTTAAGGCATTCTTAGACTATGCTTTGACTCTAGGTGCTGACTACATTGCGACAGGGCATTACACACGCCGCAGTGTCAATTATAAAAATGCTGATGGCATGGATGTGGCGCAGCTATTGCGTGGCCTTGATAATAATAAAGATCAAAGCTACTTTCTGCATGCAGTTGGCGGTGATAAAATCGCCAAAACTTTATTTCCAGTCGGCGAGCTTGAAAAACCAATCGTGCGTCAAATCGCTGAAGAGCATGATTTAGCGACGGCTAAAAAGAAAGACTCTACCGGTATTTGCTTTATTGGGGAGCGTAGATTCAAAGACTTCTTACAGCAGTACTTACCGGCGCAAAAAGGCGATATCATCACTGACGATGGTCATATCATTGGTCAGCATGATGGGCTGATGTATTACACTTTAGGACAGCGCGGCGGCATTGGCATTGGCGGGGTCAAAGACCGCCCGGAGGAGCCGTGGTTTGTGTTAGCTAAAGACTTAGATAAAAACCAGCTCATTGTCGGTCAAGGTCACGAGCATCCAATGCTGATGAGCACGGAGCTGCAGGCTTATAAAATGGACTGGGTCGATGGCTTAGCGCCAAAAGCTGTTTTTACTAGCGAGGGCTTAAGCTGTATGGCAAAATCGCGCTATCGTCAGCCGGATCAAGCCTGCCGTGTGTTTGCTATCGATGAGCAAGGGCTGCAAGTAAGAGTCGTTTTTGATGAGCCCCAGCGCGCGGTAACCCCTGGTCAATCGGCAGTGTTTTATATCGATGAGGTCTGCCTTGGCGGCGGGGTTATTGAGTCTATCGATGCGCCGTGTGAGCTTTAA
- a CDS encoding NF038104 family lipoprotein — translation MKKLQLIAIVTSLLFLQACVHKVVTVPVKVAYKTTKGIAKGTVAVGKAIIPGDSDDKKDD, via the coding sequence ATGAAAAAATTACAACTTATCGCCATAGTGACTAGTCTTTTGTTCTTACAAGCTTGCGTTCATAAAGTCGTCACTGTACCCGTAAAAGTCGCTTATAAAACCACCAAAGGTATCGCTAAAGGCACGGTCGCTGTTGGCAAAGCGATCATCCCAGGCGATAGTGATGATAAAAAAGACGATTAA
- the purB gene encoding adenylosuccinate lyase codes for MNLLTALSPIDGRYASKADSLRPYLSEFGLIKARVTVEIRWLQSLADNEAIGELAAFDQDTTAFLNSIVDNFSEDDAQTIKDIEATTNHDVKAVEYFIKDKFRGNEQLEDSLEFIHFACTSEDINNLSYALMLKDSRELVVAKMQQVTDSIVDLAIAHADQPMLSRTHGQTASPTTLGKEMANVAYRLARQIKQVQQVELLGKINGAVGNYNAHFSAYPDVDWQTHAEQFIDKRLELTFNPYTTQIEPHDYIAELFDVVKRFNTILIDFNRDIWQYISLGYFKQRLKDGEVGSSTMPHKVNPIDFENSEGNLGVANAMLAHLGEKLPISRMQRDLSDSTVLRNIGVGLAQSMIAYDACLKGVGKLELNAQRLNDDLEQAQEVLAEPIQTVMRRYRVENPYEKLKALTRGNAMSREAMLTFVESDELGDVSDADKQRLRDLTPATYIGNAAEQARNIKEWIAKL; via the coding sequence ATGAATTTATTGACTGCCCTCTCCCCAATCGATGGTCGCTACGCCTCCAAAGCCGACAGCTTACGCCCTTATTTATCAGAATTTGGGCTGATTAAAGCTCGCGTCACCGTTGAGATTCGCTGGTTACAGTCGCTAGCGGATAATGAAGCTATTGGTGAGTTGGCAGCATTTGATCAAGATACCACTGCTTTTTTAAACAGTATCGTTGACAATTTCAGTGAAGATGACGCGCAAACGATCAAAGATATCGAAGCGACGACCAACCATGATGTCAAAGCGGTTGAGTATTTTATCAAGGATAAGTTTCGTGGTAACGAGCAATTAGAGGACAGCTTAGAGTTTATTCACTTTGCTTGTACTAGCGAAGATATCAACAATTTATCTTATGCACTCATGCTAAAAGACAGCCGCGAGCTAGTGGTTGCCAAGATGCAGCAAGTGACCGACAGTATCGTCGATTTGGCTATCGCTCACGCCGATCAGCCGATGCTGTCACGTACTCATGGTCAAACCGCAAGCCCTACTACCTTAGGCAAAGAGATGGCTAACGTCGCTTATCGCTTAGCCCGTCAAATCAAGCAAGTGCAGCAAGTAGAGCTACTAGGCAAGATTAATGGCGCGGTCGGTAATTATAACGCTCATTTTTCAGCTTATCCTGATGTCGATTGGCAGACGCATGCTGAGCAGTTTATTGATAAGCGTTTAGAGTTAACTTTCAACCCTTATACTACCCAAATTGAGCCGCATGATTATATCGCTGAATTATTTGATGTGGTCAAACGCTTTAATACCATTTTGATCGATTTTAACCGTGACATTTGGCAATATATCAGCTTAGGCTATTTTAAGCAGCGTCTTAAAGATGGTGAAGTCGGCTCATCAACCATGCCGCATAAAGTCAATCCTATCGACTTTGAAAACTCAGAAGGCAACTTAGGCGTTGCTAATGCTATGCTCGCGCATTTGGGTGAGAAGCTACCGATCTCACGTATGCAGCGTGACTTGTCCGACTCAACGGTACTGCGTAATATTGGGGTGGGCTTAGCACAAAGCATGATCGCTTATGACGCTTGTCTAAAAGGTGTCGGCAAGTTAGAGCTGAACGCGCAGCGTCTCAATGATGATTTGGAGCAAGCGCAAGAAGTACTAGCGGAACCGATTCAAACCGTTATGCGCCGCTACCGCGTTGAAAACCCTTATGAGAAGCTCAAAGCCTTGACTCGCGGTAATGCGATGTCTCGTGAAGCGATGCTAACCTTTGTAGAGAGCGACGAGCTTGGTGACGTCAGTGATGCGGATAAACAGCGCCTACGTGATTTAACTCCAGCGACTTATATCGGCAATGCCGCCGAGCAAGCTCGTAATATCAAAGAGTGGATTGCTAAGCTGTAG
- the ispF gene encoding 2-C-methyl-D-erythritol 2,4-cyclodiphosphate synthase, which translates to MIKIGQGIDVHAFHNNGEQQQYVILAGVPIEHTHSLLAHSDGDVVLHALADALLGALAMGDIGQHFPDTDSAHAGLDSRILLRYVYNKILAAGYKLGNADITVMCERPKLAAHNAAMRANIASDLQTDISNISVKATTTEKLGFTGRQEGIMANAVVLLVPKI; encoded by the coding sequence ATGATAAAAATAGGTCAAGGCATTGACGTTCATGCTTTTCATAATAATGGCGAGCAGCAGCAATACGTGATACTCGCTGGCGTGCCGATTGAGCATACCCATAGCTTGCTGGCGCATTCTGATGGCGATGTAGTGCTTCATGCGTTGGCTGATGCGCTGTTAGGAGCTCTAGCAATGGGCGATATCGGTCAGCATTTCCCTGATACTGATAGCGCACATGCCGGCCTCGATTCACGGATATTACTGCGTTACGTCTATAATAAAATACTGGCTGCAGGCTATAAACTTGGCAACGCTGATATCACCGTGATGTGCGAGCGTCCAAAGCTGGCTGCGCATAATGCAGCCATGCGCGCTAATATCGCAAGCGACTTGCAAACCGATATCTCTAATATCAGTGTCAAAGCGACCACTACTGAGAAGTTAGGTTTTACTGGTCGTCAAGAAGGCATTATGGCGAATGCGGTGGTATTGTTAGTGCCAAAAATATAA
- the grxD gene encoding Grx4 family monothiol glutaredoxin has protein sequence MSEQTPNTDTNDVEQLIRDQIRDNKVILYMKGTPQFPQCGFSARSIEVLTQIGRPFAFVNILENPEIRATLPKVANWPTFPQLWIDGELMGGSDIILQMYQSGELKPLVEANSPAA, from the coding sequence ATGAGCGAGCAAACCCCAAATACCGATACCAATGATGTCGAACAACTGATCCGTGATCAAATTCGTGATAATAAAGTGATTCTTTATATGAAAGGCACGCCGCAGTTTCCGCAGTGCGGGTTTTCAGCACGTTCTATTGAAGTGCTAACGCAAATTGGTCGTCCCTTTGCTTTTGTTAATATCTTAGAGAACCCAGAGATTCGTGCGACACTGCCAAAAGTTGCCAACTGGCCGACTTTTCCGCAGCTATGGATTGATGGCGAGCTGATGGGCGGCTCAGATATTATCTTACAGATGTATCAATCAGGCGAGCTTAAGCCTTTAGTAGAAGCCAATAGCCCTGCTGCTTAA
- the folE gene encoding GTP cyclohydrolase I FolE codes for MSNDSTLVSNLASNYQESIESYRQLIGSTGEDLERPGLQDTPMRAAKAFAHLTEGYHQNLAEVVNEAVFPSTNRELVLVQNIEFYSLCEHHMLPFHGIAHIGYLPNGHVLGLSKFARIVDMFARRLQIQENLSEQVAQAIMDVTGCRGVAVVMDASHMCMMMRGVGKQHSTTRSTAMLGEYVHDNQARNEFLNALPTRRAAF; via the coding sequence ATGAGTAATGACTCAACCTTAGTATCAAACCTAGCATCAAATTATCAAGAGAGCATCGAGTCTTATCGTCAACTGATAGGCTCAACGGGTGAGGATTTAGAGCGTCCTGGCCTGCAAGATACGCCTATGCGCGCTGCAAAAGCTTTTGCGCACTTGACCGAAGGCTACCATCAAAACTTAGCGGAAGTCGTTAATGAGGCGGTATTTCCCTCAACCAATCGTGAGCTGGTACTAGTACAAAATATAGAGTTTTATTCTTTATGCGAGCACCACATGCTTCCTTTTCATGGTATCGCCCATATTGGTTACCTGCCTAACGGTCACGTACTAGGACTATCAAAATTCGCTCGTATCGTCGATATGTTTGCGCGGCGCTTACAAATTCAAGAAAATCTTAGCGAGCAAGTGGCACAAGCTATAATGGATGTCACAGGCTGTCGCGGCGTGGCAGTAGTAATGGATGCCTCACACATGTGTATGATGATGCGCGGCGTGGGTAAGCAGCATTCAACCACCCGTAGCACCGCTATGCTGGGCGAATATGTCCATGACAATCAAGCGCGTAATGAGTTTTTGAATGCTTTGCCAACTCGTAGAGCGGCGTTTTAG